Proteins encoded by one window of Synechococcus sp. WH 7805:
- a CDS encoding TRIC cation channel family protein produces MRRKWMAWRAGFVLFVLVLMLSLGVSVSAAAVSKLRGGWYPWMPYQYEEKTDEVQRLTGLDIELFREIFENQLDFTLELPQINWDEHQQQLKEGKRDIAGGAFMTEERENYVYFSTPYRTEDVVLVANRRDAQARRFINKDKFIKDFPNSKLRLGVVDGYVYGDVIDDFLSAPANRNRVLSSASVQSNLQNLIEGKVDLVPVDRLVGASLIWDNKFASQLVMGETPIFSGPIVALFSRSSTSPALVSSFNQALQTIRKSGRYNMIVRGHLFPTLLGLAADQPWFRMLDNIGTAAFAFSGVLLARKEKFSLFGALVLASLPAVGGGILRDLLVNRDRPAVMDSPNHLAVVFVVVLVSYVALRLPERHVRLRLIPTIEEKGNWIIKLFDAVGLASFTVVGVIVAVEERCDPLLIWGPIFSAMTGAGGAILRDVIRADASHPSLHHEFYAEISLLWGFIFSLFIVSYADVESFNLMSIKIAVALTGIGCLLTRVLVIQRGIQAPAFASMPDRETMPPSAYSEREDGRRLQ; encoded by the coding sequence ATGAGGCGTAAATGGATGGCATGGAGGGCTGGATTCGTCTTGTTTGTGCTGGTCCTGATGCTTTCGCTTGGAGTGAGTGTCAGCGCTGCCGCTGTCTCAAAACTCCGTGGCGGCTGGTACCCGTGGATGCCATACCAATACGAGGAAAAAACAGACGAGGTTCAGAGACTGACAGGCCTCGATATCGAATTGTTTCGAGAGATCTTTGAAAATCAGCTTGACTTCACTCTCGAGTTACCCCAGATCAACTGGGATGAGCATCAGCAGCAACTGAAAGAGGGCAAGCGTGATATCGCCGGGGGAGCCTTCATGACCGAAGAGCGCGAAAACTATGTCTATTTTTCGACCCCCTATCGAACCGAAGATGTCGTTCTCGTAGCGAATCGAAGAGATGCACAGGCGAGACGATTTATCAATAAAGATAAATTCATCAAAGACTTTCCCAACAGCAAGCTGCGACTCGGGGTCGTTGATGGTTACGTCTATGGCGATGTGATTGATGACTTCTTAAGTGCACCTGCGAACCGCAACCGGGTGCTCTCCAGTGCGAGTGTCCAATCAAATCTCCAGAACCTTATCGAGGGCAAGGTTGACCTGGTTCCTGTGGACCGATTGGTCGGCGCATCGTTGATTTGGGACAACAAGTTCGCGAGTCAGTTGGTCATGGGTGAAACGCCCATTTTTAGTGGTCCAATCGTGGCTTTGTTCAGCCGAAGCAGTACCTCGCCTGCTCTAGTGAGCTCTTTCAATCAAGCACTTCAGACGATTCGCAAGAGTGGGCGATACAACATGATTGTCCGAGGGCATCTTTTCCCCACACTTCTTGGATTGGCCGCTGATCAGCCATGGTTTCGAATGCTCGACAACATTGGGACTGCAGCCTTCGCGTTCTCAGGGGTTCTTCTGGCACGCAAAGAGAAATTCAGCCTTTTCGGGGCGCTCGTTCTCGCCAGTCTTCCTGCCGTGGGTGGGGGAATCCTCAGGGATCTGCTTGTTAACCGGGATCGCCCTGCCGTGATGGACTCTCCCAATCACCTTGCGGTTGTCTTTGTTGTCGTGTTGGTCAGCTATGTCGCTCTGCGATTGCCTGAACGGCATGTGCGCCTGCGATTGATTCCAACGATCGAAGAGAAGGGCAACTGGATCATTAAATTGTTTGATGCCGTTGGTCTTGCTTCATTCACTGTTGTGGGTGTGATTGTTGCTGTGGAGGAACGGTGCGATCCCCTGTTGATCTGGGGTCCGATTTTCAGTGCAATGACAGGGGCTGGTGGCGCGATCCTGCGCGACGTGATCAGAGCTGATGCCAGCCACCCGTCGCTTCATCATGAGTTTTACGCAGAGATTTCTCTGCTCTGGGGATTTATATTTTCGCTCTTTATCGTCAGTTATGCGGACGTAGAGAGCTTCAATCTGATGTCGATCAAGATCGCCGTTGCTCTGACCGGTATCGGTTGTCTGTTGACGAGGGTTCTAGTGATTCAACGGGGCATCCAGGCTCCTGCTTTCGCGTCAATGCCAGACAGGGAAACGATGCCTCCATCCGCTTATTCCGAAAGGGAAGATGGCCGAAGGCTTCAGTGA